One Streptococcus sp. zg-86 DNA window includes the following coding sequences:
- a CDS encoding capsular polysaccharide synthesis protein produces the protein MNNAENSFSKLFKKVNGFQVLKQYFNSGVLFFAVFQVLLQGKTKKSLEIVRNSVDNRILKKLRKKYTPYILKNKERILSESSERRPSDKVWVMWLQGMDDAPEIVKKCYASLIKNLPNKEIILLTEGNYRDYVTFPNYIQNKIDKGLIGNAHMSDLLRLELLENYGGTWIDATVFLSDGNIPDFMLDTDFFMFQKLKPGLDGNPLSISNWFITSTTSNPMLKMTKELLYQYWQKNNQAMHYFIFHMLFQLVIENFEEEWKKVVPVSSSTPHILLLKLFDPYKSEVMTAIYRQSSIHKLTYKLKDEDIRLSKTFYHFL, from the coding sequence ATGAATAACGCAGAAAATTCTTTTTCTAAACTATTTAAAAAAGTAAATGGATTTCAGGTTTTAAAGCAATATTTTAACTCTGGAGTCCTGTTCTTTGCTGTTTTTCAAGTACTATTACAGGGGAAAACGAAAAAATCTTTAGAGATTGTTCGTAACTCAGTAGACAATAGAATATTAAAAAAATTAAGGAAGAAATATACTCCCTACATACTTAAAAATAAAGAGAGAATTCTAAGCGAATCCTCAGAACGTCGTCCATCTGATAAGGTATGGGTAATGTGGTTGCAAGGAATGGATGATGCTCCAGAGATTGTTAAAAAGTGTTACGCTTCTTTGATAAAGAATTTACCGAATAAAGAAATTATTCTATTAACAGAAGGCAATTATAGAGATTATGTTACTTTTCCTAACTATATCCAGAATAAGATTGATAAGGGACTAATAGGAAACGCTCATATGTCAGATCTGCTACGTTTGGAGTTGTTGGAAAATTATGGTGGTACATGGATTGATGCGACTGTATTTCTATCAGATGGCAATATTCCAGACTTCATGCTCGATACAGATTTTTTTATGTTTCAGAAATTGAAGCCAGGATTGGATGGGAATCCTCTTTCTATATCAAACTGGTTCATCACGTCCACGACTTCTAATCCTATGTTAAAGATGACCAAAGAGCTGTTGTATCAATATTGGCAGAAAAACAATCAGGCGATGCATTATTTTATATTCCATATGTTGTTTCAACTGGTAATAGAAAACTTTGAAGAGGAATGGAAAAAAGTAGTCCCTGTCTCTAGTTCAACTCCTCATATACTTTTATTGAAATTATTTGATCCGTATAAAAGTGAAGTCATGACTGCGATTTATCGTCAGTCATCCATTCATAAATTAACCTATAAATTGAAAGATGAAGATATTCGATTATCCAAGACGTTTTATCATTTTTTATAG
- a CDS encoding DUF6625 family protein, whose amino-acid sequence MRKNSIALIVPFFGPLPEYTKLFFYTLGYHKEITVLLFTDQQVEKVPENVKVTHTSFEQFKKRLEHLFEFEISLEKSYKLCDFRPAYGLLLEKELQNYDFWGYCDLDIIVGDISGFLQPNILENYDKIYQHGHLTLFRNTPENNRRFMEKAGMDYRECFTSPINAIFDEVLGIQRKYELLGISTYISRDCADISPWHYSFRRVESHLKDNEMKSLNYNLQVFFWEKGKVYRAYWNEELFTVEYDQFNYLHFQKRNLSLSFLEGKIEKLDSFYICRDGFQPKKVGFNVTLDEIRSLNGHNRFKDLQKRWEYKLFMWKRRFSKYLLKK is encoded by the coding sequence GTGAGAAAAAATAGTATTGCCTTGATTGTTCCTTTTTTTGGTCCTTTACCTGAATATACAAAATTATTCTTTTATACTCTTGGCTATCATAAAGAAATTACTGTACTTCTTTTTACAGATCAGCAAGTAGAGAAAGTTCCAGAGAATGTGAAGGTGACACATACATCCTTTGAACAATTTAAAAAACGATTGGAACATCTGTTTGAGTTTGAGATTAGTCTGGAAAAATCATATAAGCTCTGCGATTTTAGACCAGCGTATGGCTTGTTATTAGAAAAGGAGCTACAAAATTATGATTTTTGGGGTTACTGTGACCTAGATATAATCGTGGGAGATATTTCAGGATTTTTACAGCCAAATATTTTAGAGAATTATGATAAGATCTATCAACATGGGCATCTGACTTTATTTCGAAATACTCCTGAAAATAATAGACGTTTTATGGAAAAGGCTGGAATGGACTATCGGGAATGTTTTACTTCGCCGATTAACGCTATTTTTGATGAGGTTTTAGGAATACAGCGGAAATATGAACTGTTAGGAATCTCAACTTATATCTCCAGAGATTGTGCTGATATTTCTCCGTGGCACTATTCCTTTAGACGGGTAGAATCTCATCTAAAAGACAATGAGATGAAAAGCTTAAATTATAATCTACAGGTCTTTTTCTGGGAAAAAGGAAAAGTATACAGGGCGTATTGGAACGAAGAATTATTCACTGTCGAATATGATCAGTTTAATTATCTGCACTTTCAAAAAAGAAACTTATCGTTGTCTTTTTTAGAAGGAAAGATTGAAAAACTGGATTCTTTTTATATTTGCAGAGATGGTTTTCAACCTAAAAAAGTAGGATTTAATGTTACTTTAGATGAGATTCGCTCTTTAAATGGGCATAATCGATTTAAAGACTTACAAAAAAGATGGGAATATAAGTTGTTTATGTGGAAAAGAAGATTCAGTAAATATTTGTTAAAGAAGTAG